A genomic window from Candidatus Pelagisphaera phototrophica includes:
- a CDS encoding sulfatase family protein has translation MTSKYLFPPAKFIFSFLTASMLTTDESWADQHQSDQKLNIILVFIDDMGWGDFSCFGNTDAETPNIDRLAQEGIAFEQFYVNSPICSPSRVAISTGQYPQRWGITSYLNNRKSNAVRGVRDWLDLNAPMLARFLHDDGYATGHFGKWHMGGQRDVHEAPLITDYGFDESITNFEGLGARVLPLKYSPGTQPPVPHNLGSHTLGHGPVIWHDRAFVTETFTEAAVAFAKVAASRNQPFYLNLWPDDVHTPMHPPLHKWGDGSKRHLYLQVLETMDTQLGVLFDLVHNDKNLRHNTLIAVCSDNGPEVGFGSAGHLRGHKATLFEGGIRSSLIVWAPGRMDKEVQGTRNSSSIFSAIDLVPSLLSVADVDTSVTFDGENLEETLLGKSKASRSQPLYFRRPPDRENFRHYKGLPDLAVRDGKWKLFCDYDGANPVLYDLSKDPAETTNIASNNGNIVKRLEAQLLKWNASMPADNGPELGRLARAAKK, from the coding sequence ATGACCTCGAAATATCTGTTTCCTCCCGCCAAATTCATTTTCAGCTTTTTAACGGCCTCGATGCTGACTACTGACGAATCCTGGGCGGACCAACACCAATCGGATCAAAAGCTAAACATAATTCTCGTTTTCATCGACGACATGGGCTGGGGAGACTTTTCTTGCTTTGGCAATACAGATGCCGAAACACCAAATATTGACCGGCTCGCCCAAGAGGGCATCGCGTTCGAACAGTTTTACGTAAACTCACCCATATGCTCGCCGTCACGCGTAGCGATTTCGACCGGTCAGTACCCTCAGCGATGGGGAATTACGTCGTACCTTAACAACCGTAAGTCGAATGCTGTGCGTGGTGTTCGTGATTGGCTAGACCTCAACGCTCCCATGCTCGCCCGTTTTCTCCATGACGATGGTTACGCCACGGGACATTTTGGGAAATGGCACATGGGTGGACAACGCGATGTGCATGAGGCTCCCTTGATCACGGATTACGGATTCGACGAATCCATCACGAACTTCGAAGGGCTGGGAGCCCGCGTCCTTCCCTTAAAGTACTCCCCAGGGACTCAGCCACCCGTACCGCACAATCTGGGATCCCACACCCTCGGGCACGGTCCAGTTATTTGGCACGATCGAGCTTTTGTGACCGAAACATTTACCGAAGCTGCGGTCGCCTTTGCCAAAGTTGCGGCTTCCAGAAACCAACCCTTCTACCTCAATCTCTGGCCCGACGACGTTCACACACCCATGCATCCCCCTCTCCATAAATGGGGTGATGGCAGCAAACGCCATCTCTACCTCCAGGTTTTGGAAACGATGGACACGCAACTAGGCGTACTGTTTGATCTTGTACATAATGATAAAAACCTTCGACACAACACCCTCATTGCCGTTTGCTCGGACAATGGACCTGAGGTGGGCTTCGGATCCGCCGGTCACTTGCGGGGGCACAAAGCGACCTTATTTGAAGGGGGTATCCGTTCTTCGCTCATTGTCTGGGCACCGGGACGGATGGATAAGGAAGTGCAGGGCACGCGGAACTCTAGCTCGATTTTTTCTGCGATAGACCTCGTCCCCTCGCTGCTCTCTGTAGCAGATGTCGATACCAGTGTAACTTTCGATGGAGAGAACCTCGAAGAGACCCTTTTAGGGAAAAGTAAGGCCTCCCGATCCCAGCCGCTCTACTTCCGACGCCCGCCTGATCGCGAGAACTTCCGGCACTACAAGGGTCTTCCGGACCTAGCGGTTCGCGATGGAAAATGGAAACTTTTTTGCGACTACGATGGTGCGAATCCAGTACTCTATGATCTCTCAAAGGATCCTGCTGAAACCACCAACATCGCATCGAACAACGGCAACATCGTCAAACGCTTGGAAGCGCAACTACTCAAATGGAATGCGTCTATGCCCGCTGACAACGGTCCAGAGCTGGGTCGCTTGGCCCGAGCCGCCAAAAAGTAA
- a CDS encoding DUF3500 domain-containing protein, producing the protein MATQNHLSHCSRLHPTDRRQFLKTSTLVTAGAAILPGGIVSQSLAASKPKQSQAETLVKTLYNSLSETQRSNVCFDFDHRLKHEIDNNWFIVNDHRVRSYTREQQAMIREIFMKMHSEEYADQVMKQVLEDSGRGGFGECSIALFGKPDTGKFQFVLTGRHTTRRCDGDSVEGTAFGGPIFYGHAAQSFNERPQHPDNVYWFQAKRANEVFQMMDGKQRKQALMVRSRDEQGKKTIALTGENEGLDGVRMTELTSDQKDEVRNQLNDLLLPFREGDRQESLKLIEKSGFDNLHLAFYKGDDVGDDGVWDVFQIEGPNMIWYFRGDPHVHTWVHIKDHV; encoded by the coding sequence ATGGCTACCCAAAATCACCTTTCCCATTGCAGTCGCCTCCATCCAACAGATAGAAGGCAATTCCTAAAAACCTCCACCTTGGTAACCGCGGGTGCCGCGATATTGCCTGGAGGAATCGTTTCTCAATCGTTAGCCGCCTCCAAACCTAAGCAGTCCCAAGCAGAAACCCTCGTTAAAACCTTATACAATAGTCTCTCTGAAACACAGCGGAGCAATGTGTGCTTCGACTTCGATCATCGTCTCAAGCACGAGATCGACAACAATTGGTTTATCGTGAACGACCATCGAGTTCGCTCCTACACCCGAGAACAACAGGCCATGATCCGCGAGATCTTCATGAAGATGCACAGCGAAGAATACGCGGACCAAGTGATGAAGCAAGTCCTTGAAGACAGCGGACGTGGCGGATTTGGAGAATGCTCAATCGCCCTATTCGGAAAACCGGATACCGGCAAGTTTCAATTCGTGCTAACCGGTCGCCATACCACCAGACGCTGCGATGGCGATTCCGTAGAAGGCACCGCGTTTGGCGGGCCTATCTTCTATGGCCACGCGGCACAGTCATTTAATGAAAGGCCCCAACATCCGGACAACGTCTACTGGTTCCAGGCTAAGAGAGCAAATGAAGTTTTCCAAATGATGGATGGAAAACAAAGAAAACAGGCCTTAATGGTGAGATCGCGCGACGAGCAAGGAAAGAAAACCATCGCCTTAACCGGAGAGAATGAAGGTCTCGACGGCGTCCGAATGACCGAGCTAACATCGGACCAGAAAGACGAAGTTCGCAACCAGCTTAACGACCTCCTTCTGCCCTTTCGTGAGGGAGACCGTCAGGAGTCACTGAAGCTAATTGAGAAAAGCGGTTTCGACAATCTGCACCTCGCATTCTACAAGGGAGATGATGTCGGCGATGACGGCGTATGGGATGTCTTTCAAATTGAAGGTCCCAATATGATCTGGTACTTCCGCGGCGATCCCCATGTCCATACCTGGGTGCACATCAAAGATCACGTCTAG
- a CDS encoding sugar phosphate isomerase/epimerase family protein gives MKLSCCIWALEEGRGPLRYWRRFQKRRVSETQCLNQLAELGFHSFDVCPTMQRTPEALLTREQRGLSVTCLSICHDAPSKTSFHSDDPSVWKPLFAHANDAIIHASRLGAHCAYVVPSPPTENLSSYAHRYTELAELGQQNDIKIGIEHFPGTAFPTVQSTLDFIKSVDHPNLYLLFDIGHAQMSNEDPTAALHLAGERLAYVHLDDNNGKDDLHLALTDGVQTKQSLKSFFSALGDIGYEGTISLEIHPTLPNPLDAIRRSKRIVEDLIEIR, from the coding sequence ATGAAGTTGTCTTGCTGCATCTGGGCACTGGAAGAAGGTAGGGGTCCTTTGCGGTACTGGAGACGATTTCAAAAACGCCGCGTCTCCGAAACTCAATGCCTCAATCAACTCGCTGAACTCGGTTTCCATTCGTTCGATGTGTGCCCCACCATGCAGCGAACACCGGAAGCCCTGTTGACTCGGGAACAACGCGGTCTATCGGTCACCTGCCTAAGCATTTGCCATGACGCCCCGTCAAAAACCAGCTTCCATAGTGACGATCCTTCCGTCTGGAAACCGCTTTTCGCGCACGCGAACGATGCCATCATACACGCCTCCCGTCTGGGGGCTCATTGTGCTTACGTGGTACCCAGTCCTCCTACCGAAAACCTTTCGAGCTACGCTCACCGATACACCGAATTAGCCGAGCTAGGACAACAAAACGATATCAAGATCGGCATTGAACATTTTCCGGGAACCGCTTTTCCCACGGTTCAGTCTACGCTCGATTTCATCAAATCGGTTGATCACCCCAATCTCTATTTGCTCTTCGACATTGGTCACGCCCAGATGTCCAACGAAGATCCCACCGCGGCCCTTCACCTCGCGGGCGAACGCCTAGCCTACGTTCACTTAGACGACAATAACGGAAAAGACGATCTCCACCTGGCCCTAACCGATGGCGTGCAAACAAAGCAAAGCCTGAAATCTTTTTTTTCCGCTTTAGGAGATATTGGATACGAAGGGACGATCAGCCTAGAAATACATCCAACCCTCCCCAACCCTCTCGATGCGATTCGCCGCAGCAAACGCATCGTTGAGGATCTCATCGAGATTCGCTGA
- a CDS encoding ceramidase domain-containing protein translates to MTLSQRYRFEDFTPRVHAVVLSCLALGILVLAMLFIHYREVNVWESMVAGKALLNPSYAERIYESSVFRTRANTWSNYGFVAVGAYALALAWLDSKRKHDARAGYIVQNPIYGALFGIGCIYLGIGSGFFHASLTRWGQQLDVASMYASLTALIVMNLERNLPKLPGPKWCTQVFWVACILAASVYFYIFKWEMSSKTILTTLHFTMVFFCVADLFRRKSHFHKIWAPLSLAVIVFAVYIRQLGVDGKFSGPDTVFQAHAIWHLMCAASLACIFLYYRSEHIVLDRTNAAR, encoded by the coding sequence GTGACTCTTTCCCAACGCTATCGCTTCGAAGACTTCACCCCGCGCGTTCACGCGGTCGTACTATCGTGCCTCGCTCTAGGCATCCTCGTCCTAGCGATGCTGTTCATCCACTACCGCGAAGTCAATGTGTGGGAGAGCATGGTGGCGGGCAAAGCGCTGCTCAACCCCTCCTACGCCGAGCGCATCTACGAAAGTAGCGTCTTCCGCACGCGTGCAAATACCTGGTCAAACTACGGATTTGTCGCTGTCGGTGCCTACGCCCTTGCCCTAGCCTGGCTAGACTCAAAACGAAAGCACGACGCTAGAGCGGGGTATATTGTGCAGAATCCAATATATGGGGCCCTGTTCGGCATTGGCTGTATCTATCTTGGCATAGGCAGCGGCTTCTTTCACGCCAGTCTGACGCGTTGGGGACAACAGTTGGATGTGGCATCGATGTATGCCTCACTAACTGCGCTGATAGTGATGAATCTGGAGCGGAACCTGCCAAAGTTGCCTGGCCCAAAGTGGTGCACCCAAGTGTTCTGGGTAGCTTGCATACTCGCCGCAAGCGTGTATTTCTACATCTTCAAGTGGGAGATGTCGTCAAAAACGATATTAACAACGTTGCATTTCACGATGGTCTTTTTTTGCGTCGCCGATCTCTTCCGACGCAAATCGCACTTTCATAAAATCTGGGCGCCCCTGTCCTTGGCAGTGATTGTGTTCGCTGTCTACATTCGGCAGTTGGGCGTTGATGGCAAATTCTCCGGCCCCGACACCGTATTCCAGGCGCACGCTATATGGCATCTCATGTGTGCGGCGTCCCTCGCATGTATCTTTCTGTACTACCGCTCCGAGCACATCGTGCTCGACCGTACGAATGCAGCAAGGTGA
- a CDS encoding alpha/beta hydrolase-fold protein yields the protein MKKISVLISLIILSSSILSAQNQKRNKGAGIPPEILNAYQALNFEGMPYRFLLPDNYDSKKSYPLILNLHGRGGIGDDNETQMRNWTEVFVDKVWRKKYPCIVVAPQSWDSWSVFNEQIPKLTAEEIARFSPAWKQRFDSGRYPTTTVSTGSLSMAFLLMDKISQDYSVDTKRIYVMGHSMGGAGSWNAVWAAPERFAAAIPSAGGIPPWKDKARFKNVPIWTFHGDADPTVPFSFSSEIFDAMKEMAGNMKFTVLKDVKHGSSIYSFYYKGDDQEKGFITRSSSDHCDPTPDVWDWLFRQKLK from the coding sequence ATGAAAAAAATATCCGTATTAATCAGCCTCATAATCCTGAGTTCATCTATACTATCAGCACAAAATCAAAAACGAAACAAAGGAGCCGGCATCCCTCCTGAAATATTGAACGCTTACCAGGCTCTCAACTTCGAGGGTATGCCCTATCGCTTTCTTCTGCCTGATAATTACGACTCAAAAAAGAGCTATCCGCTGATACTCAACTTGCACGGACGTGGTGGTATCGGAGACGACAATGAAACGCAGATGCGGAACTGGACCGAAGTATTTGTCGACAAGGTCTGGCGCAAGAAATACCCCTGCATCGTGGTTGCTCCCCAGTCCTGGGATTCCTGGTCCGTTTTCAATGAACAAATTCCAAAATTGACCGCTGAAGAAATAGCGAGATTCAGTCCGGCTTGGAAACAACGTTTTGATTCAGGCCGTTACCCAACGACCACTGTATCCACAGGAAGCCTATCCATGGCCTTTCTTCTGATGGATAAAATCTCCCAGGATTACAGCGTGGATACCAAGCGTATCTACGTCATGGGACACTCGATGGGAGGAGCAGGATCTTGGAATGCTGTATGGGCTGCCCCTGAGCGTTTTGCAGCGGCCATTCCTTCTGCCGGAGGGATTCCTCCATGGAAAGACAAGGCCCGTTTCAAAAATGTCCCCATCTGGACCTTCCATGGAGATGCCGATCCTACAGTACCTTTTAGTTTCTCCAGCGAAATTTTCGATGCGATGAAAGAAATGGCTGGAAACATGAAGTTCACGGTTCTCAAAGACGTTAAACACGGTTCAAGCATCTACAGCTTTTATTATAAAGGAGACGACCAGGAAAAGGGCTTCATCACTCGCTCCAGCAGTGATCATTGTGACCCAACACCCGACGTTTGGGACTGGTTATTTAGACAGAAGTTAAAGTAG
- a CDS encoding 3-keto-disaccharide hydrolase: MRILIAPIFIFFALNLCPAEKEKVSKNPNPLIKLYKLSNFKTNGNWMEESKGVLHLEPREGETGWKRYDAYLWFPKQYQDFVCRLEFKVGDGGNSGFYFRISDQSDATLYGFEIQLKDDFGKKELGHHDVGGVIKTSGPKMNAVKPAGQWNKMIVRLKGSRLAVRLNGQIVQQLNLDKARPLDKPLAKKGWIAIQDHGQEFWVRKVRIREL, from the coding sequence ATGAGAATCTTAATAGCCCCAATTTTTATTTTCTTTGCTTTGAATCTTTGCCCAGCAGAGAAAGAAAAGGTCTCCAAGAATCCGAACCCGCTAATTAAGCTCTATAAGCTTTCAAATTTTAAGACTAATGGGAATTGGATGGAAGAGAGTAAGGGTGTTCTCCATCTCGAACCACGTGAGGGAGAAACCGGCTGGAAGCGCTACGATGCCTACCTTTGGTTTCCGAAACAGTATCAGGATTTTGTTTGCCGGTTAGAATTCAAAGTCGGAGACGGCGGAAATTCGGGATTCTACTTTCGTATTTCAGACCAGTCAGACGCTACTCTATATGGATTCGAGATTCAATTGAAGGATGATTTTGGAAAAAAGGAACTCGGCCACCATGACGTCGGGGGCGTCATTAAAACCTCAGGACCGAAAATGAATGCAGTCAAACCAGCTGGACAATGGAACAAGATGATCGTTCGACTTAAGGGTTCCCGTCTCGCAGTAAGACTCAATGGTCAGATCGTACAGCAATTGAATCTAGATAAGGCTCGCCCCTTGGATAAGCCGCTAGCCAAAAAAGGCTGGATTGCCATCCAAGATCACGGCCAGGAGTTCTGGGTCCGAAAAGTTCGAATTCGAGAACTCTGA
- a CDS encoding ThuA domain-containing protein, which yields MLRVSILFFVASTLAVSMLASDPPRIVFLTGDEEYRSEESMPMLAKILRRDFGFHVSVGFSLDENGSIDPNAATSLTRTEELKDADLMVLFLRFRRPDQASFRHILDYLKSGKPVVGFRTSTHAFRFAKESQYSDWGYQDDPTFIHSFAGGNLTRELLGQKWITHHGHFSDGYKTLTSVTIDSAAEDHPILRGLERFEAYSWLYHVEGGGDTIAGDPQFLLNGKSLQSNKEDRGQLNRYPISNPVAWTKTHSHGFSYARVFMTTLGHPYDFKIPMMRRFALQGILWALSCEELIPPNGVGTEIDGVYKPNNSGFGDKYKKGLKPDDLFE from the coding sequence ATGTTGAGAGTATCTATTTTGTTTTTTGTTGCTAGTACTTTAGCCGTTTCAATGTTGGCTTCTGACCCGCCGAGGATTGTTTTTTTGACAGGAGACGAGGAGTATCGGTCAGAGGAGTCAATGCCTATGCTGGCAAAAATTCTTCGTCGCGATTTTGGCTTTCATGTTTCGGTCGGGTTTTCACTGGACGAAAATGGATCTATTGATCCTAACGCTGCGACCTCATTGACTAGGACGGAAGAGTTAAAGGACGCGGACTTGATGGTGCTGTTTTTGCGTTTCCGCCGTCCGGACCAGGCCTCGTTTCGGCACATTCTCGACTATCTCAAATCGGGCAAACCGGTGGTCGGCTTTCGTACTTCAACCCACGCATTTCGTTTTGCTAAGGAGTCCCAGTATTCCGATTGGGGTTATCAGGACGACCCCACTTTCATCCACAGCTTTGCTGGCGGCAATTTGACACGTGAACTTTTAGGGCAGAAGTGGATCACGCACCATGGTCACTTTTCGGACGGCTACAAAACTCTGACCAGCGTGACGATTGATTCTGCGGCAGAGGACCACCCAATTCTTAGGGGTTTGGAAAGGTTTGAAGCGTATTCATGGCTATATCACGTTGAGGGCGGTGGTGATACAATTGCAGGGGATCCTCAATTTTTACTCAATGGAAAGTCCCTGCAGTCGAACAAAGAAGATCGGGGACAATTGAATAGATATCCTATTTCTAATCCAGTCGCTTGGACAAAAACGCATAGCCATGGGTTTAGCTATGCTCGAGTATTCATGACAACGTTGGGGCATCCCTATGACTTCAAAATACCGATGATGCGGCGTTTTGCCTTACAAGGGATTCTATGGGCCCTTTCTTGCGAGGAACTAATACCACCTAATGGGGTGGGTACGGAAATTGACGGAGTGTATAAACCAAACAATTCTGGTTTCGGAGATAAATACAAAAAGGGTCTGAAGCCGGATGACCTTTTTGAGTAG
- a CDS encoding PVC-type heme-binding CxxCH protein codes for MKISIYLEFIIVVILLSREGLAQRIEISQGERLVIVGSGMASRMTKFGHFETELYLNFPDKNLHIRNMADEGNTPGFRPHPGRHYEYHFAFPGAKELVHESYHIDTKSEGHFESPDQWLTRLRADTIIAFFGYNSSFEGEDGLERYEKEFEGFVKHTLTQRYNGYGPPKLVVVSPTAFEEKPRNFDGPDGESINRNLELYTDAMAVIASNHGVLFVDAFNASKQWYTGNDILTNDGVLLNGMGYLKLAEFLSESIFGSRSIREGIRETINMAVNEKNWAWLNNFKIPNGVHVYGQRFAPFGPQNYPDELRKTEEMTAVRERAIWAALNGQFFDIEAEDNKTHPLPDVPTNYTLSAKNGTVDYLPGSDSVSKIETAEGYRMELFASEKEFPDLANPSQIAFDNQGRLWVATMPSYPHYQIGDEKPADKLLIFEDADSDGKADSLRVFADDLHIPIGFEIAPEGVYVSQSDSLVLLKDVDGDDKYDEREYILSGFDDHDTHHAISAFSVDPSGAIIMGEGYFLHSNIETIYGPVRGSWGGYFRYDPSRRKLDRIAQLNMPNPWGVAFEDYGQGFFLHTSNPTVSWLTPASVRPIYGYNMLAPQILTDSFVRPTSGLEIVSSGHFPDEVQGDLLFNNTIGFLGAKQHELEEEGSGFSAKWRQNLFSSDDLNFRPVDLEFAPDGSLYVADWHNALIGHMQHNARDPLRDHVHGRIYRVTYPTRPLIEPAKIHGASIAELLESLRSPQLRTRYRVRRELRGRESDEVLPALKSWAARQSDERLKLEALWVSWGHNAVDKGLMEELFASKDHRIRCAVISVARYNLDQLPAAIGIVDSAARDSHARVRLEALVAASWLPSDIGLPIIEEVKGMGLDSDVARYSYEYAQAGLSGRPVHPSATDKNYQHEEAGAQDAFTKLGMEVYSREGFCGTCHQPDGKGLPEAGFPPLANTKWVTGNKETLIKITLKGLAGPIEVNGIIYPGQVPMTGYESLVSDRELAAVLSYVRSSFGNNASPVSSADIKFVREKYLDINGPLDASTLSPD; via the coding sequence GTGAAAATATCCATCTATTTAGAATTCATCATCGTAGTTATCCTCTTATCCCGTGAAGGTTTGGCTCAGCGGATCGAAATAAGCCAGGGAGAAAGGTTGGTTATCGTCGGATCAGGCATGGCTTCTCGAATGACGAAGTTTGGCCATTTTGAGACTGAACTGTATCTGAATTTTCCGGACAAAAATCTACATATTCGTAACATGGCCGATGAAGGAAATACGCCTGGTTTCCGGCCCCATCCAGGCCGTCATTACGAGTATCACTTCGCATTTCCAGGAGCGAAAGAGCTCGTTCATGAGTCATACCACATCGATACGAAGAGTGAGGGACATTTCGAGTCACCGGACCAATGGCTAACCCGACTCAGGGCGGATACGATCATAGCGTTCTTCGGCTACAACTCTTCGTTCGAAGGCGAGGACGGGCTAGAACGTTACGAGAAAGAATTCGAGGGTTTTGTGAAACATACCCTTACCCAGCGCTACAATGGATACGGTCCACCTAAGCTTGTGGTCGTCTCACCAACGGCTTTCGAGGAGAAGCCACGCAATTTCGACGGTCCAGACGGAGAATCAATCAATCGGAATCTGGAACTTTATACCGATGCAATGGCTGTAATCGCATCTAATCATGGCGTACTCTTCGTGGATGCTTTCAACGCCTCAAAGCAATGGTATACTGGAAACGATATTTTGACAAATGATGGCGTCTTGCTCAACGGCATGGGATACCTAAAACTGGCAGAGTTTCTGTCCGAATCGATTTTCGGGAGCCGATCGATACGGGAAGGTATTCGTGAAACGATTAACATGGCGGTTAATGAGAAAAACTGGGCATGGCTCAATAATTTCAAAATTCCCAATGGGGTTCATGTTTATGGGCAGCGTTTCGCTCCCTTCGGTCCGCAAAATTATCCAGACGAGTTGAGGAAGACCGAGGAGATGACGGCCGTTCGTGAGCGAGCTATATGGGCCGCTTTGAATGGGCAATTTTTTGACATTGAGGCAGAGGACAACAAAACGCATCCGTTACCTGATGTGCCGACAAACTATACTTTAAGTGCCAAAAACGGGACTGTCGATTACCTGCCTGGGAGCGATTCAGTATCGAAAATTGAAACTGCGGAAGGCTACCGGATGGAATTGTTTGCCTCCGAAAAAGAGTTTCCTGATTTAGCCAATCCCAGCCAGATAGCCTTCGACAATCAGGGCCGGCTCTGGGTTGCTACGATGCCGAGCTACCCGCACTACCAAATTGGAGACGAAAAACCGGCTGACAAGCTATTGATTTTCGAGGATGCTGATAGTGACGGCAAAGCGGATAGTCTACGCGTTTTCGCAGACGACTTGCACATCCCTATTGGCTTTGAAATCGCACCGGAAGGTGTCTACGTATCCCAAAGCGATAGCCTCGTATTGCTGAAAGACGTTGATGGGGATGACAAGTACGATGAAAGGGAATACATCTTAAGCGGATTTGACGATCATGACACGCACCATGCGATCAGTGCATTTTCTGTGGATCCATCTGGTGCTATTATTATGGGAGAGGGCTATTTTCTACATAGCAATATCGAGACAATCTATGGGCCTGTAAGAGGTTCTTGGGGTGGCTATTTTAGATATGATCCAAGTCGTCGGAAGTTAGACCGTATCGCCCAGCTAAATATGCCAAACCCATGGGGAGTTGCGTTCGAAGATTATGGACAGGGCTTTTTCCTCCACACATCGAATCCAACTGTTAGTTGGCTAACCCCTGCGTCTGTGAGACCAATTTACGGATATAATATGTTGGCTCCTCAAATTCTTACGGACAGTTTTGTTCGCCCCACATCGGGCTTAGAAATTGTATCAAGCGGGCATTTTCCTGATGAGGTTCAAGGCGATCTACTTTTCAATAACACGATCGGATTTTTGGGAGCAAAACAACATGAGTTGGAGGAAGAAGGATCAGGTTTCTCCGCAAAATGGCGCCAGAACCTATTTTCTTCTGACGACTTAAATTTTCGACCCGTCGATTTGGAGTTTGCTCCAGATGGTTCCCTATATGTCGCCGATTGGCATAACGCGTTGATTGGTCACATGCAGCACAACGCCCGAGATCCTTTGCGGGATCACGTTCATGGAAGAATTTACCGGGTCACCTACCCGACGCGACCGTTAATCGAGCCAGCCAAGATTCATGGTGCATCGATTGCTGAGCTACTCGAATCTTTAAGGTCTCCACAGTTGCGAACGCGTTACCGAGTTCGGCGCGAATTGCGTGGCCGAGAGTCAGATGAGGTCTTGCCAGCATTAAAGTCGTGGGCTGCTCGGCAAAGCGATGAGCGGCTGAAGCTAGAGGCATTGTGGGTCTCTTGGGGTCATAACGCCGTGGACAAAGGGTTGATGGAAGAGCTCTTCGCCTCGAAGGATCACCGCATCCGCTGCGCGGTTATATCTGTGGCCCGATACAACCTTGACCAGCTTCCTGCCGCTATTGGAATCGTAGACTCTGCGGCTAGGGATTCCCATGCTCGCGTTCGATTAGAAGCCCTTGTGGCTGCTTCTTGGCTGCCGTCTGATATAGGCTTACCTATTATTGAAGAAGTTAAGGGTATGGGGCTGGATAGCGACGTTGCCCGCTACAGCTACGAGTACGCACAAGCAGGACTGTCTGGACGACCCGTGCACCCGAGTGCGACGGACAAAAATTACCAACATGAAGAAGCAGGAGCACAAGACGCGTTTACGAAGCTTGGTATGGAAGTTTATTCGCGCGAAGGATTCTGTGGAACCTGTCATCAGCCAGATGGGAAAGGTTTACCTGAGGCTGGATTTCCGCCCCTAGCAAATACTAAGTGGGTCACAGGGAATAAAGAAACGCTTATAAAAATTACCCTTAAAGGCCTTGCTGGACCAATTGAAGTGAATGGCATAATTTATCCGGGACAAGTGCCCATGACTGGTTATGAAAGCCTCGTTAGCGACCGTGAATTGGCTGCTGTATTGAGCTATGTTCGCTCGTCATTCGGAAACAATGCCAGCCCCGTAAGCTCAGCCGATATCAAGTTTGTTCGTGAAAAGTACTTAGATATAAACGGCCCATTAGACGCATCGACGTTGAGTCCAGATTAG